The proteins below are encoded in one region of Dioscorea cayenensis subsp. rotundata cultivar TDr96_F1 chromosome 18, TDr96_F1_v2_PseudoChromosome.rev07_lg8_w22 25.fasta, whole genome shotgun sequence:
- the LOC120281990 gene encoding LOW QUALITY PROTEIN: aspartic proteinase PCS1-like (The sequence of the model RefSeq protein was modified relative to this genomic sequence to represent the inferred CDS: inserted 1 base in 1 codon): MMRRKETKSDTTLVLPLRTKKLASLPADRTSNKLLFHHNVSLTVTLSVGTPPQNVSMVLDTGSELSWLLCSNSSSFHPLSSSSYSRIPCSSTVCTSGTRDLPVPGTCDSSSNCHVSLTYADASSSEGTLSSDHFRLGDSPSLTTVFGCMDSTYSSSGEDSLTAGLLGMNRGXLSFVTQTNTRRFSYCISDHDSTGVLLLGPASLPFSVAMNYTPLIEMSLPLPYFDRVAYSVQLEGIKVGSKLLPIPKSVLVPDHTGAGQTMVDSGSRFTFLLGPAYSALRTEFLNQTRGILTVLNEPDFVFQGAFDLCFRIPEQTQIPRLPAVVLMFRGAEMSVTGDRLLYLVAGEKRGLDAVWCFTFGNSDLVPLEAYVIGHHHQQNVWVEYDLENSRVGFAPVQCALASQKLGVALPPSLCPIRDRKSWYGVLQSAFTLYLLLAFPLDLFL; this comes from the exons ATGATGAGGAGAAAAGAGACAAAGTCTGACACTACCTTGGTTTTGCCTCTGAGAACCAAAAAGCTGGCATCTTTGCCAGCTGATAGGACATCAAACAAGCTCCTTTTCCACCACAACGTCAGCCTCACCGTCACACTCTCCGTCGGCACTCCTCCTCAGAACGTCTCCATGGTCCTTGACACCGGCAGCGAGCTCTCATGGCTCCTCTGCTCCAACTCCTCTTCATTCCACCCTCTTTCATCATCGTCCTACTCCCGCATCCCCTGTTCCTCCACTGTCTGCACCTCCGGCACTCGCGACCTCCCCGTTCCGGGCACTTGCGACTCTTCCTCCAATTGCCACGTGTCACTCACTTACGCCGACGCTTCCTCGTCGGAAGGCACACTCTCATCCGACCACTTCCGTCTCGGTGACTCCCCTTCTTTGACTACTGTTTTTGGCTGCATGGATTCCACGTACTCTTCCTCCGGCGAAGACTCACTCACCGCCGGCCTCCTAGGCATGAACCGTG CGCTGTCATTCGTCACCCAAACCAACACCCGGCGCTTTTCCTACTGCATCTCCGACCATGACTCCACCGGCGTTCTCCTCCTCGGTCCGGCGAGTCTTCCTTTCTCCGTCGCCATGAACTACACCCCACTCATCGAGATGTCACTCCCTCTCCCTTACTTTGACCGGGTGGCATATTCCGTTCAGCTCGAAGGCATCAAAGTGGGATCCAAGCTTCTCCCGATCCCCAAATCCGTCCTCGTTCCGGACCACACCGGCGCCGGCCAAACCATGGTCGACTCCGGCTCCCGCTTCACCTTCCTCCTCGGCCCGGCTTATTCCGCTCTACGAACCGAGTTCCTAAACCAAACCCGCGGTATCCTCACCGTCCTCAACGAACCAGATTTCGTCTTCCAAGGTGCCTTCGATCTTTGTTTCCGTATCCCGGAGCAAACACAAATCCCGAGGCTCCCAGCTGTGGTTCTCATGTTTCGCGGTGCCGAGATGAGCGTCACCGGTGACCGTCTCTTGTACCTCGTGGCTGGTGAAAAGCGGGGCCTGGACGCGGTCTGGTGCTTCACGTTCGGGAACTCAGACTTAGTCCCACTCGAGGCATACGTGATCGGGCACCACCATCAGCAAAACGTTTGGGTCGAGTACGATCTCGAGAACAGTCGGGTCGGGTTCGCGCCGGTCCAGTGTGCCCTGGCTAGCCAAAAACTTGGTGTAGCCCT GCCTCCATCTCTTTGCCCTATTCGGGATAGGAAAAGCTGGTATGGCGTTCTTCAAAGTGCCTTTACTCTCTATCTTCTTCTTGCTTTCCCCCTTGATCTCTTTCTGTAG